The Malus sylvestris chromosome 3, drMalSylv7.2, whole genome shotgun sequence genomic sequence ACTCGGACGCCGGTGCGTTGACCGGTGTACATAAGTGCTGACATGGCCAACGGGatgagagtttttttttaatttttaatttatttttatggttGAAAGAATGAGAGCTGCGCGGTTTTTATATGTTGACAGTTGAACGAATCAATGAAGGCGCGAGAACGACGACAGTTTGTAAGCTGTCGTTTTGATTGCTGGAGTGTTCAATTTTGCTTGGGGAGAAAGATGCGAACGGTAGATTTTAACCTAATGACTGACGTAGTACGGGTGCAATTCGGACGGGTTTTTATCAATTAGACGGATCGAATCAATGTATTTTGATTCCACTCTTTACATTTTATAAGTGAGAAGTATATGTTTAATTGGTGACGAATTCGATTCTTAATCATAATCAATAGGAGGTGTGTTTtatattgcactatttcattttTCACGTTACACTTTATTATAAAAACCTACTTACAATCAACAAGTTTCACACATAGAAGTGTAGGAACTACGAGCCCAAACACCTTGTGATTCGCAATTAAATCAAGTTAGACCTGGATTTCTTACTTCCAGTTTTACTAATCTATTCTACATCGATATTCACCAACGGAATATGGTTCAATGTCATTGACCATCATGATCTCACTAGCTACTGCGTTAGACTCGAATTTACTAGATAGCCATATTTAAAAAAGGCCGGGCTGGATTGAGGGGATTTGATCTCGTACCAAAAGCCCAATCCAAACCCAATAGGTTGGTCGTACCAAAAGCCCGCGTGGCGACTCGAGAGTCTTGAGACTGAGACACAGGGATTAGTAGATGCAGTTAGCGCGGTTCAGTAACGAAGATGTTAATTCGAACCCTGCGGAGCTCCATCGCCGCCGTCCGATACTTCTCGGCCGAAGCGCATGCGGAGACGAAGGCAGCGGTCGCCACCACAGGGAAAAGCTCGAGCGGCGTCCGAGACACTCTGGGAAGGAGACTTCTGAGCCTGGTGTTCCCAAAACGCAGCGCCGTGATTACCATACGGAAATGGAAAGAGGAAGGGCACACGGTGCGCAAGTACGAGCTCAATCGCATCGTTCGTGAGCTTCGCAAGCTCAAGCGGTACAAACATGCCCTCGAGGTTGGTTTCTTTGACAAAAACGGTTGCGTTTTGTGCTCTGTATTTCCTAAAGTTTTGATCTTTTTGCTGTTGATTGGTTTTGCTTGGTTGTGGAAAATGAGCAAAGCTTTGGGACTTATGGGTTTTGTGGGATTTCTGTGCATGTTTGAGGGTTCTTAAATATTCTGAGTTTACAGGTTGATTACTGGCAGTGGCAGGGTTGATGTAGTTGgtgaattttttgttaattttgtggatgatttttaatttattaagttCCATTTGAAGGTGGGAAGTAATTGGATTGTGTTGAAGTTGGATGGTGAAGTGTAAATTAGGGTGCTTTTGGTGTGGTTGATGTGTTGGTCTTTCGGATGTTGTTTTCGAAATTGTCCAGCTTAGTGTTTTTGTTTAGGCATTACGCATAGGCAAATATGGAGGAATTATACATGACCACCCgagtagggtttagggtttaggaattATGCATAGCCAAGTATTTAGGAATTTTTGACAGTCCCGGTGCGCGAACTTTCAAGAATGCCTGCCATGGGGTAAATGAATGTGTGTGTGGAGTGCTGGGAAAGTTTGTTCGAGAAAACCTTCGTGGTAATGTGGCTAATGGGTAGTGAAATAGAATCTGAAAGGGCTACTGTCTTCTATTCTCGTTCATGGGACTGATATAAATTTCAGCCAACTCTTGTGAACATGATCTATAAGGTTGTAAAAAGAATGGTTGTGGAAGTACATAATTGATATGTATTCTTTCGCAGTCGCAATTTGGTAAACATTTGGTGTGGTAACTGTGGGCTTTTGGCTGCCTTTCTACCTTCCATTTCCCGTtttattgtgttttgtttttatttttttatatctgGTCTTCTGGACTTTGGCTGCTTTAATTACCAGAATAACGAATAGTTTGATCTTTGATGACTTATTGAGCTTTTCAGGAAGTTGTTTCCTTTTCATCTGGCCTGCTGTActaatatataacattatttaTTCAGGTATGTGAATGGATGACACTACAACAAGATTTGAAGCTAGTATCAGGTGATTACGCCGTTCACTTAGACTTGATTGCAAAAGTTCGGGGCATGAATAGTGCAGAAAAGTTTTTTGAGGATCTTCCTCTTCAAATGACAGACCGTGCCACCTGTACAGCTCTGCTGCATACCTATGTCCAGAATAAAGTGACTGACAAAGCGGAAGCTCTGATAGCCAAGATGTCAGAGTGTGGTTTCATGAAGCATCCCCTTGCTTATAACCACATGTTATCTCTGTACATTTCCAATGGGCAATTAGACAGGGTTCCAGAACTAATTCAAGAGTTGAAGAGTAATACGTCGCCGGATGTTGTTACTTACAATCTATGGTTAACTGTGTGTGCATCACAAAATGATGTTGAAACTGCAGAAAGAGTTTTCCTCGAACTAAAGAAGGCAAAGCTAAATCCTGACTGGGTCACATGTAGCACGTTAACCAACttgtatataaaaaattcaCTGACCGAAAAAGCAGCAGTTACCTTGAAGGAGATGGAGAACTTGGTATCTCAGAAAAATCGAGTCGCATATTCATCCCTGCTCAGCCTGCATACAAACATTGGTGATAAAGAAGGTGTTCGGCGAATCTGGAAAAAAGTAAAATCATTGTTCCCCAAAATGAATGATGCTGAGTATACATGTATGCTGTCTTCGCTTGTGAAACTCAAGCAGtttgaagaagctgagaaactcTATACTGAATGGGAGTCTGTTTCAGGTACTCATGATCCTAGGGTTTCAAATATACTTCTTGCAGCGTACATCAACGAAGACCAAATGAGAAGGGCAGAAACCTTTCATAATCGGATGGTGCAAAATGACATAAAGCCATGTTACAGTACTTGGGAGCTTCTTACATGGGGTTATTTGCAACAAAAACATACGGAAAAAGTGCTAGAGTATTTCAAGAAAGCTGTTGGTAGTGTGAAGAGATGGGATCCTGACAAACGGTTGATTGGGGAAGTATTTAACAGGCTCAAGGAGGAAGGCGATATTCAAGGGGCTGAGGAACTGTTGGTTTTTCTTCGGAATGCTGGTCATGTGAGCACTGAGATATATAATTCTCTTTTAAGAATTTATGCAGAAGCTGGTAAAATGCCACTTGTAATTGCAGAAAGGATGGAGAAGGACAATGTTCAGTTGGATGACGAGACTCGTAAGCTCATAAAGATCACTAGCAAAATGTGCGTGAGTGACATTTCTAGCATATGTTCTTGAATGTAAGTGCTTGACGGAACTTCCAGAAAACTAGTAGAAATGAGTTCTTTCAGTTAAAGGTTTTGTAGCCATGATGGTAAACTCTTAAGATTTTCAAGTTATATAGATTGCATTTGTTTTCTTGATCATTCAAGCTGACTGCTTATGTTAGTCGGATTAACAAGCAAGCGATGTTTAGAATACAATCGAGAAAGAACATGTTCGTTGTTCTGAAATCAAATCTATGTATAGGTTCTAATTTTCTGTTTTCGCTGAAAAGTTTTCGGGCAGAAAGTTATGCAGTTCACCTAATGTGCAAACAGTTTCTGGTTCAACAAGCAGTTTATTCGCATTGGGTCAATGATGTTCTACAGAGTAGATAGGATTGCCTCAGTGAAGCTGTAGGTCTTCCTTGACCCGCCAAACCCAACTGAACTGCCAGTTCTGTTGACCTAAACTGGTTCCTAGTCATGAGCACTTTACAGCTCTAGATAACATTATCCCAATCTTTTTCATTATTTGTTTCTTGCACTTGCACTCAACTTTTTACACCTTTGTGGGTTGGGGTTGACCTACTTTCTGATTTGGTTGGATTCTTATAGAGTTGATGATATTTCAACCAAAATGATTATAAGAAAGGGTGCATTTTGCTCGCCACCCTAAAATAGCGGCGAGCATTGTTAATACATTGATTGTCGTTAGATGTCTGCAATTTAATCTATTTGCTACACaaattttgacaattaaacTTATTTAATTGCAAGTAATATGGTAATGATGATTACCACTTACGAGTGGTGAACAACAATATTTCTATAACGGTGCATGATATTGATATGGCTATCTAACCCAAGAGAGTTAAGCCAAGAGTTTGATTCCCTATAATATAGGTCAATGGTTCGTTTCTCTCCAGGTCGGAAAAATGGCTATATTCAATGTTAACATAAGATAATTATGTACAATGAATCATTTGAGCTTATTTCTTCTTGTATAAGTAGAAAGTTTTCATTTTAGGAAATTGAACTATAAATGCCAATTAAAACCCTTGAACTCAAAATCTTACGTTTTCTTTTCGAAATACGATATTCTAAACTTTCTAAACTATTTTAGTCAAGAAGGAGGATGGTTCGAACTAAGGTACAAGCAAGCGGCTTGTAGGATGTCCTAACTAACTGatctaaaaataaatatttaagtgCATGGCTTTGCCATCCTAACCTTACATCAcacacatttatttatttgtaccaaaAAGTGACATATACCAAAGCTTGGTTCCCAGTAATTATCATGAAGCAAAAGATGATCTATGCAAAACCTAACTTTTAATACCTTGCTTATGTATCAAAACGTGGGACCCTCCTTTCCTAAACCATACTTGATGTGATAGTGTAGGTAAGGTAGTCAAGAAGATTAGGGCACTTGCCCCTCCCTCCCCACTGCATCTCCACAGGCAGGAAGACTTACTTTTGAGTGTAGTTTGTTTTAGTGGATGATTACAAGTTTCaaggaaaatatataaaacgttatctatttagaatttttttacGAGAagatattttaaactattttaatttaaaaatttgagGATTCAAATTTAAGTAAAGAGATGAGATTAAAAAACATTACTTTAATGATTGGTCTGCATCGTAATTTTGAGTAATATGTGAAGAAGTAGATTTTAACCAGATTGCAAGGGAACAGGAACATTATTCTGACTAATTGACCCAACTTACGCTTGTAAAGTTATATAATTAGAATAAAATTCCAAAAACAAGTTTATGAAACCAGCCAACaagagtaggattctcttctcTCAAaatttcttctccttccctctcATTTGCCTTTGTCTTTATTTTTATCTATAAAAAAGTTAACAcaagatgttgacgtgacttaatcgtaAGCATTCTAATAAAGCATAACAAAGAGAAGGAAACTGAGTTTttatcaccaaaaaaaaaaaaatgaaatgaaaaaaaaaagagatgagaGAATCCGGATCCCAGTCAGCCAACATCAGAGCGTCAAGTGAATGAAGAATAACTGCAACGACCAAAGAGGAAAAGGGGTTTACCCAACCCACACCCACGTCCACATCCATTATACAGGATGAATTTACCGAAATGCCCCTTTATAATTAAACCAGCAGATCAAAACTTTGGATATATTTGGTTACTGATCAGACCCATTTTCGTTGTACAAAATGACCTTTAGGCCCTTGCATTTCTAATTTTGGAGCGTTGATCTCAGAAATATTTGTTAGGGTCCATGGTTTAATGGATATTATAGTTGACCTTGattgaaaataaagtaaaataagGGAAGGTTGATCATATGGACTCTGACTTATGTGATCCATCAAATTAAATGAAGATTCTCGCTGGATCCTTTTTGTGAAGATTTTTAGAATTCTCAAATCACATTCttttatcgtatattgtgcggttagaaattattgtaaattttttatttaaaattaaatataaacaatacttaacgaaaattgaccacacgatgtacaatgaacggatgtgattggaTAATAtccgggatcctcacaaagagtgTCTGTCAAACAGGATCCTCCCTCCATCAAATTTGGGTTAAGTGAGAGGCTAAGAAAAATCATGTCGAATttgaatctaaaagaagaattCAGTCAACAACATAAGTTTAATACGTAAGTAAATCCTATCATTAAGATTCGGTTATGTAAAGAtaattaaagtcataacttttcAAATTTCCAATAATGAGTGAATTGAGTTTATGAGATTTTCTTATGTGATCGGAACATAGACACATGTTTTATATGTAATTATATAACTTGAAGgaagcttaaaaaaaattcctcCACTCTTTTTAATGATACATAGTATATTGTCCGTATTCCAGGCACATTACCGTCATTAGGGATTACTAGACTACCTGTCCAGTCATATTAATATGTTTGTCCCATAATTTCTATGAAGATCAACCTTAATCGCAAAAGGTATTTGACCAAAAATGTTTATATGTTTGTCTTTGTACCATCATGCCTGAAATATATGATTTTTTCTTCTGCTATGTGTTGTGGTTGAAGAAATACAATAAAAGCACTAAATATGTAATGTTTCTCGAAGAATTAGGATGACATTTTGACATTTCTACCGCGTAAGCACCAAGAAATATATGGTACCTTGTgcagaatgaaatagtgcaaacTAGCAAAAGATGATGAGCCAGACATTAGATAACGTTTTACAGGCTAAGCAAGTGGTAGAGCGATCGGCTATTAACTGACAGGTCATAAGTTCGAATCCTACTTGGGAAGATTTGATTCATTCCGAATTCTTTAATTCGGAATGAAAGGGTTTGCTTTGAGAAAACCTAAAACTCCAAATATACATGTACTTGAAgcccccaatttttttttttatataaaacaatCTAAACCCACccctccaaaaataaaaatttgaaatagcaGATGAACTTGAGAAGACAAGAGTGAGTTTTCTGAACTCTTCGGCGATCTTGAACGAGGTTTTTTTCAAAGCGATgaagagggttttttttttttgaaagtgtGGAGTGTGTGAAGGTTTTATGGGAAGTTAAAATGGCTTCATTAAGTCTCTTACTACTACGATCCAGTGATATACCTCTTTCCTTATAAATAAGaagtcttatgttcgattctcaccaaagacgagtttgaaccacattattgctaagcTAAACCCACCATTCTTCCCCGTATATAATAAGTTTTGTTCATAAAAAAATGGCTTTATtaagatatttttttattcaaaatataaATGTGAGGAGTTTTTAGTATGTAGAGTATTCTCTAATTCTGCATTAAATAGTAAAGACGAGGTAAGGGCAgggaaattttttaatttaattcaaaGCTATTTTCCCCACATGAAAGACTCCTATTTGGCTATGACATATGAtgattttctctctctaaaatttgGCTCTGTTTCCTGCGAGGATAGAGAGAGTGCGAGAGTATTTAGTTGCGTTGCAGGTCAGAAGTTGGCACTACAAGTATTTAGTTGCGTTGCAGGTTAGAAGTTAACTCAATCACAACTCTCAACGCTTTcttcgatctctctctctctctctctctcttgtttttCTGTGTCTGTATATTCCATGGCTGCTCATGAAGAAGGAGAGGTTTGTTTTGAAGAAGGAATGTTGTGGCTGCCGTCACCAGTTTTGGATGAAGCAATATGTAACACAaaggtttctctctctcttctctctcataTTTCTACTCTCTTTTTCGTTCGGTGAAATGATAGTGGTTTTATTCAGTTATATCTCTTCTTGTTAAGTACAGGATTTGATATTTAATTTCTAGGTTTTTTAACGATCATTGTTCCgaatttattaaaatttgatttgatcttaTAATTTGCAGGCAAATTCGAGGCTCCATGCAAaacaccatcaccaccaccacaatgATCATTTGGTGGTACTCTTTCTGCCTTCACTTTCGTTTTCTTTTCTGTCCATCGATGGTGATTTTGTATGTTTTGACGTGTACGAATTGGTTTATTAGATTTAGCATGGCAGTGTTTCTTTCATTCGCTCGTACGAGTCATTTCTTCCTTCCTGCAATCCACGGTTTTACAGATACATGTAAATAGTTTAATAAAAACAGCAAAATAAAAGTTTCTGCACAAACATCAAACGGTGATTGATAGAGAAAATGAAAATGGTTATTTTCGAGGATTGAGCGAAGTATTTTCAGCATTAGAATATCATGGTTTGATGGGAGTTTGTTGCTTGAATTTTGGAGATTTTGTTTACTGGCCAGGTTCCGACATTCTTGACATGGTTTGGGGAATAGGAGATAGGATTTTCAAAGATAAACTATTTCAGCCTCATCTGGCAACTATCGTGTGATTCACTAACGCTAGAAATAAAACCCAAGACGTGCCGTGTGGATTACGGGCTTGAAATTCGTCTCCAACCACTGAGTCCTTTTGTGTTGGTTATATTAGTGTTTGTGTTTGATTGTATAACATGTAATTAACGATTACCTACTCACGAGACTACATAGTATATATTACTCAACTGTCACTTTTAGGTCTTGTACTGGTCCACCTAATATTTCTAATTGTTAGTTAATTTTGTCAATCTTATTTTGCAACCAATTAACTTTAAAGCATAGTTTGATCTTAGAGAAAAAGAAATTTAGTTGGAAAATTTTAGCTGAAGGAGTGTTTTGGGAGAGTCATTAATTTAGAGTTGTGATCAAGGGAAGGTTTCTTCGAAACTTGTCAATGCATGGCTTAGGTATTAAGTAAAATCTTTCAAAATTAGTGCattgaaattaaacaaataaattctTTTGGTGTATTTCTTGGTACCGAAAAGTTTAGAAGAGGGGAGGCTACCTCATCCCAAAGGCAGGGTATAATACAATTCTCTTTGAGAACTTACGGATGGATTTTagctaatttttttgtttttacaaatCACCCACCATGAAAGATTACCGGCAGCATGACTCGAACCTAAGCCTTAGTTTAGTGAAAGAACGATCCTTACCAACTCAACCAACCTTGTTGACCtgttggtgtttttttttttactactgAGAGGAGATTCGAAATTTCGATCCCGGACTTGAATGCAGTAGTACTATTGTATATTCGTATATATTTTGTTTGACTAAGACAACGTGTGAATTACAGAATTCAAAATCTAGCTCAATGAGACCACATCATGGACCAAAAGTCCATGTGAATTGGTCATCCGGAGGACCTGGAATGCAAGCCATTTTCCTGGATTCTAGCCAAAAATCATGTGGCACGGGCGTTTTTCTTCCACAACGAGCAGGCACCCACTTCCACAGAACTAAAAAACCAGGTACGTAGGTAACCCTAATTTCGGATTAGATtttaatttggtcatttttcGGGTATATTATTCTTAGTTTTGGTTAAGATACTTAACGTGAATAATCAGCGTAATCAAATGACCAAAATCAACTGGCGAAAATCGAAATGCCCTTGTTAATATTTGCCTTGCATGCAGCTTGTGCTCCCGTTCTGCTGCCCTCTCGTGTGGTTCAAGCTCTGAACCTCAACGTGCATGCACTAGGCCTGCAAGTTTCACCTCGACAAGGTTAGTTATATGATCTATACAAACAATATATAAAGTTGAGGGGGCGGATCCGTTACACtatttttttacataattttttaccactgttctaaaaatccccgcctaacgccgcctaggccccgcctaggcgctaggccccaccccaccgccccgattaatgcctaggccccagcccaccgcctaggcacccacctaggcacccgcctaggttgcaactcacttagacagaaaatacataactttcattttgcattttgttttttttctaataaattgtaagagacttgttgcatacttgaatgaacaaacattatatccttatttcacatgttttcattatgttccaatacttcatgatatatatgcattctattttgtagtttatgatgaaattatatatatttcaagtagaagcagacacttatttacctgaaatatgatagatttacttaaatccgcctagtccgcctaggcgcctagccgcctagccgcctagccgcctaggcgctaggccccagc encodes the following:
- the LOC126615485 gene encoding pentatricopeptide repeat-containing protein At4g02820, mitochondrial, coding for MLIRTLRSSIAAVRYFSAEAHAETKAAVATTGKSSSGVRDTLGRRLLSLVFPKRSAVITIRKWKEEGHTVRKYELNRIVRELRKLKRYKHALEVCEWMTLQQDLKLVSGDYAVHLDLIAKVRGMNSAEKFFEDLPLQMTDRATCTALLHTYVQNKVTDKAEALIAKMSECGFMKHPLAYNHMLSLYISNGQLDRVPELIQELKSNTSPDVVTYNLWLTVCASQNDVETAERVFLELKKAKLNPDWVTCSTLTNLYIKNSLTEKAAVTLKEMENLVSQKNRVAYSSLLSLHTNIGDKEGVRRIWKKVKSLFPKMNDAEYTCMLSSLVKLKQFEEAEKLYTEWESVSGTHDPRVSNILLAAYINEDQMRRAETFHNRMVQNDIKPCYSTWELLTWGYLQQKHTEKVLEYFKKAVGSVKRWDPDKRLIGEVFNRLKEEGDIQGAEELLVFLRNAGHVSTEIYNSLLRIYAEAGKMPLVIAERMEKDNVQLDDETRKLIKITSKMCVSDISSICS
- the LOC126614603 gene encoding uncharacterized protein LOC126614603, yielding MAAHEEGEVCFEEGMLWLPSPVLDEAICNTKANSRLHAKHHHHHHNDHLVNSKSSSMRPHHGPKVHVNWSSGGPGMQAIFLDSSQKSCGTGVFLPQRAGTHFHRTKKPACAPVLLPSRVVQALNLNVHALGLQVSPRQDFKDHKRKSENYLAAQNKNENKDVSSTQYYIISQNPNSSPELFLPKEWTY